Below is a window of Undibacterium sp. YM2 DNA.
CTGACTTGCAAAAACATCTGACGAATGACAAGGAAAAAGAAGTCGCCCGTCCTAAGGTCGATGAAGCCGAAGAAGAGCAACGCCTGATCGCGCTGGCGAAAAAGAGCAAGCCTCTGGAATACGGCGGTGCCGAAGACTTCCAGCTGGCCCAGGCCCTGAACCACCTGAAAGGTTTGCCAGTCAAGGTCACTGAAGCCAAGGTCATCGATAAAGAAGGCAAGGAAGGCAAAGACAGCAGCAAGGAAGCTGACAAGCCAGCCAAAACTGACAAAGCCGACCACAAGACCGAGCACAAAACAGATAGCAAGAAAAAATAAACCCTAAAATTAACCTTCATAAAAAGGCCGCTTACTCCAACAGCGGCCTTTTTTACGACGATGAACGATCAGCAACTCTTACGCTATTCCCGTCACATCTTGCTGGACCAGATAGGTATAGAGGGTCAGCAAAAAATCACGGAAGCACATGCACTCATCATCGGTGCCGGTGGCCTGGGTTCACCTGCTGCCCTTTACCTGGCCAGCGCCGGTGTGGGTACGATCACCCTGGTCGATAATGACAGTGTCGATCTGACCAATCTGCAAAGACAGATCATGCACACCACGGCAGCCGTGGGCATGGCCAAGGTCAGTTCAGGCAAGCACACGCTGGAAGCGATCAACCCTGAAATACGCATCATTGCCTTGCAGGAGCGGGCTGCCGATGCACGCCTGGAAGAACTGGTCAGCCAGGTCAGCATCGTGCTCGACTGCTGTGACAATTTCGCTACCCGCCATGCCGTGAATGCTGCCTGTGTCAAATTTGGAGTACCGCTGGTATCTGGTGCAGCGATCAGTTTTGATGGCCAGATCAGCGTGTTTGATAGCCGCGATGAAGAATCTCCTTGCTATGCCTGCCTGTTCCCACCCGACCAGCCTTTTGAAGAAGTGCTGTGTTCCAGCATGGGCGTGTTTTCACCGCTGGTGGGCATCATAGGCAGCATGCAGGCCGCAGAAGCCCTGAAAGTCATCATGGGCATAGGCCAGGCACTGTCAGGCCGCCTGCTGTTGCTGGATGCCTTGCGCATGGAATGGAATAGCATAGGCATCAGCAAAAATAGCCAATGCTCTGTTTGCGGACAAACTCATCCAGGCTAAATCTGTACTTTACAACTGCAGCTTAAAACTACACCTCACAACTACACTTCAAAATTCATCAAGGACTATATGTATACTCTTTACTATTGCCCTGGCACCGCCAGCATGGTCGTTCATCTGGCACTACTGGAAATTGGCGCTGCCCATGAATTGAAACTCGTCGATGTAGAAAAAAACCAGCAAAAAGATCCCGATTATCTGCGTCTGAATCCAAATGGTGTCGTGCCTACCCTGGTCATCGATAACCGCCCTTATCTGGAATCCGCCGCCTTGTTGATGCTGCTGGCAGAGCGCCACCCGGAAGCTGGCCTTGCACCCGCCGCTGGCACCGTTGAACGCGATCTGTGGCGGCAGTGGATCATCTTCATCAGCGGCAGCCTGCAATCGGCATTCCGTGCCTGGTTTTATCCGGCTGAACTGGGTTTTACCGAGCATAGTGAAGCCAGCAAAGCGGCCTTGCAAAAACGTATCGCAGCCATCTGGGACCAGCTTGACCTGCACCTGAGCAAGAATGGCCCCTATCTGCTCGGCGAGACTTTTTCCGGCGCAGATTTGCAATTGACCATGCTGATGCGCTGGTCACGCAATATGCCACGTCCGGCAACGCAATGGCCAGCCTTGAACAAACTCGCGCAACTGATCATCGCCCGCCCTAGCTGGCAAAAGATGGTGCGCATCGAAGGCCTGGAAACCTGGCCTAAAACCAGTAATTAATTCCTCCGCATGCAAAAGACTGCTCTTAATCTGTACAAGGCGACTCAGGCAGCGACCATGGACTTGCCCGAGGTCACCATCGCCGAGCACCTTGGTGTACGCACCCTGCATCTGTCTTCTGATGCGATACAGGGTGCCATGCGCATGGCCGTGCCTGACCAGATAGAGCTGGAATATGTGCAGCAAATGATGATGTGGATGCTGTTCAAATATAAACCGCAGCACGTTGTGCAACTGGGCCTGGGTGCAGCCGCGCTGACCAAGTTCTGTTACCGCAATTTTCCACAGGCCAGGGTCACTGCGATAGAACTGAACCCCAAGGTCATCGCCACCTGCCACCAGCATTTCAAACTACCGGTCAACGATGAACGCCTGCAAGTGCTGTGCATGAATGCGCTGGACTATGTCAACAACAGCGCCAACCACGGCCAGGCTGATGTCTTGCAAATTGATTTGTATGATGCCGCTGCCGAAGCCCCGGCACTCGGCAGCGCCGCGTTCTACCAGGCCTGTGCCAATTGCCTCAGCGATGATGGCATGCTGACCGTGAACCTGTTTGGCAATCCACAAAATTACCGCGCCAACTGCAATGCCAATATTGCTGCCTTGCAAGAGGCTTTTGATGCCGTGGTCTGGCTGCCACTGGTGCACGATGCCAACACGGTGGCCATCGCCTTCAAACAAGCCCCGTCAGTCGATTTTGAAGACTTGTATGAACGCGCAACGGCAATACGCCTGGCCTGTAAATTACCGGCTGCAAAATGGGTGAATGGTTTGAAGGCCTGGATGGCGGAACACACCTAAGCCGCTCGCGTAGTAACTATGCCCGCCTCTGCCGCCCATTGCTCCAGGTTCTGGCGTTTGATGGCGGCTGCCATCAGGTCAGGGAATAAATCCGGCGTGCAGGCAAAGCAATGCGCCCCCATGGCCGTCAGTGTGGCGGCGTTGTGGTGGTCATAGGATGGTGCGCCATTATCATCAAGTGCCAGCAGGCAAATCACGCTGACGCCATTGCGTATCATGCTGGCTGCCCTTTGCAGCATTTCCTTGTTATTGCCGCCTTCATACAAATCACTGATGAGGACGAAGATGGTTTCCCTTGGTCTTTGCACCAGCCCCTGACAATAAGCCAGTGCCCGGTTGATATCGGTACCGCCACCGAGTTGCGTGCCAAATAAAACCTCTACCGGGTCACTCAATAAATGGCTTAAATCCATGACCACGGTATCGAATACCACGACAGAAGTGCTGACTGATTTGATACTGGCCAGCACCGCACCAAACACACTGGCATACACGACCGAGGGTGCCATGGAACCGCTCTGGTCTATGCACAGGACGATATCGCGCAAGGACTGGCCCTTGCGGCCAAAACCTATGCGCGTCTCAGGGATGATGGTCTGGTAGTCATGCTGGTAATGCCTGAGATTGGCCTTGATGGTACGCATCCAGTCTATCTCGTTGTGGCGTGGCCTCAGGTTACGTACCGCACGCTGCAGACTGCCGGCCACGGCCTGGCGCAATGGCGTGCCCAGCTTTTTCTCCAGTTCCTGCACCACCTTGGCAACCACCTGGCGCGCAGTCGCCTTGGTTTTGTTGGGCATGACACGGTTCAGGCTCAGCAGGGTGGCGACCAGATGCACATCCGCCTCTACGGCCTGCAACATTTCTGGCTCCAGCAGCATTTGCTGCAAACCCAGGCGATCCAATGCATCCCGCTGCATGACTTGCACGACAGAAGAAGGGAAATAATCACGGATATCTCCCAGCCAGCGTGCGACGCTGGGCGCGGATGAACCCAGGCCAGCACGCTTGCCTGACTGTTGCTCATTCGGCTCATAAAGAGCGTTTAAAGCACGGTCTATGGCCAGGTCTTGCTGCGACAGGTCTGAGCCAGCTTGCTCAGCCTCGCTGCCCAGTACCAGTCGCCAGCGACGCAGGTTTTCTGCTGAACTTACTGTTGCATTTTCTATTAAATTTTCTGTTAACTTCGGCTCATTACTCATGCATTTGCTCCCGGCTGATCATCATGCAAAGTCTTGCCTAATATAGCCTGTAATACCGGTATCACCAGTCTTGCCCTGCTCTGGTCAAGCGCAGTGTCGGTATGTAGCGTCACTGCTGCTGCGCCCTTGCTGGCGACAGCGCGCTCACCGAGTTGATAGCGCTCGGGTCCGGCAAAACTGGAGAAGGTACGGCGCAGCAAGGGCAAGAGTTCAATAAAGGTTTCTGCACCAAGACTGGCCATCCAGGAATTGATCAACTGCCATAGCATGTCATTGTGTATCAGCAAGGCACCGCTGCCTTGCAAGAAGCCTTCTATCCAGTGCGCAGTCAGCAGAGGCGTCTGCGCATGGGAACAATGTACCGCCAGTTGCTGGCCAGCCTGCTCTTCGCTCCACTGCCCTTGCTCAGTCAGTATGCGGGCACAGCGTCCAGCGATCAGGCCATGTGAACTCTCCTGCCTTGCAGTCTGTACCAGCGAGGCAAACCAGTTGTTCAGGTAATCCTCATTCTGCAGCATGCGCACAGCCTGGTCGGCGGCGATGAGGTCCTTGACCATTTGTGCTGCAGGTTCATCAGCCAGGCCTCTGGCACCAACTGGCAGGGCAATACAGATGCGGCTCAGCAGCTTGCTGACTACCAGTTCCATTGCCGCTGTATCGGTATTACGTACATTGCCATAACGCATGGCATTCGCCAGCGCTGGCAATGCCGCCAGCATATAGCCAAGATCAGGAGTCAGGGCACTGACCTCCTCTAGCCTGCGCATGACGTCATGCAGGGCCATGCCGAGATTGGCGAGCAATACCCGTTCTACCAGTTTGGTCAGTTCCGGCAAAGTCTGTGCCCGTCTTGCCATGTCGATGACATAGGCACTGGCTGCAGTTTCCAGCGTGCTGCCCCAGATATTCGCTTCTATGAGCTTGATCGCAAAATCAGGTTGCCATTCCAGCCGCCATGCTTCATGAAAGGTGCCGGTTTTGCCGCGCAAGTGCTGGCGCTTGCCCCAGTCTATGCCCAGCAGGGAAAGACGGTAGAGCAGATTACTTTTTTCCAGATGCGCCGCTTCGCGCAAATCCAGTTCAAGATCAGTGCTGTCTGCACGCACTGCCATGCGGAATTTCTTTTGCAGCAAGGCGACGTTTTGCGGCAGCGGCAAGTTCGGTGCATCTGCAGGCACGGCACCGAGCCTGTCATTGAGTAGCAACTCCCTGCGTATCAGGCGCAGCGGTGCATCACTGTCATAACAAAACACGGCACGCGTGGCTTCCATGATTTCATCAAGGCCAGGACGATGACGGTCACGCAGTGCTGCCAGCGTATCTGCCAGGCGTGTGGCCTCAATAATATGGGCCGATGAGGCATCAAGATCATGCTTGCGCAGCAAATTCGCCACGTCACTCAACCAGAATAAAACCGCCTGCTCTGGCTGATGCCATAAATGATGATACCAGCCAGGTGCCTCGACACCTGCACCATAGCCACTGGCAAATGCCAGCCTGCCATAGCTCCAAGGTGTCCAGGTGGCAGCAACTTTTACCTTGTCCAGCCCCTTGAGGATGTCAGCATCGTGTTTCGCGGTCGGCATCCTGGCCAGTGCAGGCACATGATACGCGCCACAAACAACGGCAATTTTTTGATAACCGGCTTTTTCCGCCTGACGCAGCATTTGCCGCATATAGGCTTCACGACGTACTTCAAGTTGATCCTGAAGTTGATCAGATGCCTGCGTGATTTCTGTACGCACGACTGTCATCATCTCAGCAATTGCGGCAAACAAATCCAGGCTGTCTGTGCGCTGCTCTACCAGATGATCCCACCAGGTTTCTGTATCGGCAAAGCCAGCAGCCTGTGCCAGTACCAACAAAGGATCGGCGCGCACCAGGCGAGCCTGCAGATCCAGCTCCTGAACGGACGCTACTTCTGCATTCTCTTCTTCATTCTCATCTTCTTCGCCTTCATCTTCCTCTGAAGCCTCGCTTTTTTCTGCAGGCAGCAGACGGAATGCCTGCGGCAAGTCACAGAACTGCACAGGGATATTCCCGGCCACGGCAAATTGCAATGCCTGCCATTCTGGCGAAAATGCGGCAAAAGGGTAATACACGGCATTTTGTGGTGCATCCGGCACATACAGTAAGAGCGCAACTGGCGGCTGCATTTCTGCACCGGCAACAAAGGGAATCAGATCATTCGCCTCCGGCGGGCCTTCTATCAGGATGCAATCCGGCTGCAGGGCGTGCAAAGCCTCTTTCAGGCTGCGTGCGCAACCCGGGCCATGATGGCGGATACCAAACAGGTGTGTGCTCATCGTTAAGCACCACCCATGCTGATATTGCTATACGTATTCTTGATACTCATTTTCTTAATGCATGACATCGCGGCAGGCACGATACAGGTCTTTCCAGCCTTCGCGCTCCTTGACCACGGTTTCCAGATATTCCAGCATGACGATCTTGTCCTGCACCGGGTCTTTGACTATCGCGCCTACCATACTGGCTGCGATATCCGCGCCGCGCAAAGTGCCGTCACCAAAATGTGCTGCCAGTGACATGCCATTGGCGATTACGGATATTGCCTCTGCCGCACTCAAGCTGCCGCTGGAATTTTTGAGCTTGGTCTTGCCATCTGCAGTGACGCCATCACGCAGTTCACGGAAGATGGTGACTACCCGGCGTATCTCTTCCAGCGCCGGGATCTCGCCCGGTAATTCCAGTGCACGGCCAAGGCTGGCAACGCGGGTGGCGACGATATTGACTTCTTCATCTGCTGTGCGTGGCAAGGGCAACACAACGGTATTGAAGCGGCGCTTGAGCGCACTCGACAATTCATTGACACCACGATCCCTGTCATTGGCGGTAGCGATAATATTAAAGCCTTTTTGTGCCTGCACTTCTTCATTCAATTCAGAAATCGGCAAGGATTTTTCTGAGAGTATGGTGATCAGGCTATCCTGCACTTCAGTCGGAATACGCGTTAATTCTTCTACCCTGCCTATCTTGCCATCACGCATGGCACGCATGATGGGGCTAGGCACCACAGCGTCCAACGATGGCCCTTTCGATAGCAGGTGGGCGTAATTCCAGCCATAGCGGACAGTCTCTTCACTGGTACCTGCCGTACCCTGTACGATCAGGGTAGAGTCACCGCTGATCGCAGCGGACAAATGCTCTGCTACCCAGGATTTTGCCGTACCGGGTACACCGAGCAATAGCAGCGCCCTGTCGGTTGCGAGTGTGGCTACCGCAATTTCTATGACCCTGGCATTGCCTATGTACTTGGGAGAAATGACGACACCATTATCCAGCGTGCCGCCGAGCAGATAAGTGGCAACAGCCCAGGGCGACAGTTTCCAGCGTGGTGGCCTCTGGCGCGTATCGACGGCAGCCAGGGCTTCCAGTTCATTCGCGTATTGTTCTTCAGCGTGTTGGCGAAGTATGCTGTCATTAGTACTCATTGCTGCTCCAGAAAAGTGTGCATCATTTCGCTACGGAAGCGAAGCAATGCGAGAAAATCATCTATTGTGGTTTGCCATTTATCCCAGTGCGGATCCGCTCGTGGCCAGTCACGTTCATAGTCATGTAATTGCGCTGGATCAATGACCAGCGCCAGAGTATTCAGCACTTGTTTCAGCGACCAGAATTCTGCTGTCAACTCATTCAGCTTATTGCGTACATGCGCCACAATCGCAATCGACAGGGCAGCAGGCAATCGCCTCTTTTGTGCTGCCACCTGCTGGAATAATTCCAGTATGGTCCACACAGAAAAATTCGATGAAGCCTGAGCTGGTGCCAGCAATTCCATGAAGAATTCATATACAAAACCGGATTGCACATTAGCCAGTATCTTATGGACAAAGGGCGACAGAATCGCCCTGTGCTTGCTGTCAGTGTGCATGCTCAGGCGGCTAAATTCCAGACACCAGCCTTCAAACTGCGGTGAGGTATTATCCTGCATGCCTGGTCTGGCAGACAGGGTTTGCAGTGCTGTCGCCCAGCCAGTCAGCAAGACTTGCTGGTAATCTGTCTTTGCTGCCAATGCGAATAATTGTACCGGGCTGAGCTGCCATTTTTCTGACCAGTACAAGGGCGAGACTGCTGCGAGCATGTCCAGCAACCAGCCAGCTTTTTCACCTGTGCCGTGATAAGTGGTGCTGCCCACACCATCACGCTGCATGGCTTTATCACGTTCGAGTGGCAGGCAGACTACCAGTTCAGTATCACCGGTAATGTCCGGTCTGATGCTCAGCAAAGTATCCAGTCTGGCGCGCATGCGCAGTTCAAGCAAAGAATCTGGCAGGCTCAATAACAAAGTTTGCGCGGTTGTGCGCACTTCCTTGCGTTTATCGTCGAGTGCGCGCTCCAGAAATTCCTGATCGGCTACGCTCAAATTTTCTTTCAAACACTGTATCAGGCGTATGCGATGCTCAGGTGGCTCGGTACTCCAGACTTCCTGCAGCATGGTGAGGCCCAGTTCCGGGTCTTTGCTACGGCTGAGTCGCAATACCTCCAGCCTTTGCTCCACCGTGCCGGTTTCCCATAGCTCATCCTCAACCAGCTCTGTATCTGCCTGCCAGTTCCAGGCCGGGTTCTGCCTTGCCAGCCATTTGCCACGCTCGCCCATGACTGCGGCGACATAGGGCCGGAAAACAGGCTGCGTGCGCCCAAGTTCCAGCATGGCAGGTAAAAATTTGTAGGGCAAATGACAGCCATACTGCCTTGCCAGGCTCAGCCATTCAAAACGCAGTTCGGGATAAGTGCCCTGCAATAATAAAGATAATTTTGTTTCTGCCTGTTGCGGGCAAGGCTGGAGTTTTTCATCGGCGGCTATTGCAGTGGCGCGGCTGGTGATTGCCAAAGTCTGTGCCCCGGCACGCGTCCATAAGTCCAGTGCCGCGATGCGTTCCCACAGATCCGATTCGGGCATATCAGCCTGCTTTGTTGCATCAGCAAAAACGCTATCCTGCAAGGCGGCAGGCAAGTCATTCTGCGCTTGCGCTCCGGCGCGTGAAGTGCCCAGCAACAGAGATTTTTTTATGCTGGCGGTAAGCATCGACGTCATAGGAGACAATCACTTTCAAGACTCAAGAATTGCCGATCTGTCTGTACCGAGAGTGGGGTAAAACAATAGCCATCCCATTCACCTACCAATGTCATGGGCTGACCACCACTGACGGCCTGCAATTGCCATCCATAGGCAAAGTTTTCTGGCAAGTGCAGGGCTTGCTGGTCAGGCAAAATGGCAAGCCCGCGTTCACCATCCAGTTGCAGGCGTAGCCCGGACAAACTCAGTGGCAGGCGTTCGATAAAGGGATTGGCGGCAATTGCCCTGGCATAGCTTTGCATACCTGCGTCAAATTGCGTAGCCGGGAATTGATATTCTTTAATGACGCTGACATTGCGCTGATCCTTGATCAAGGCACGCAGAGGAGCTGCCCCCGGATAAAACACCAGTTCGCCCTCAAATTCACTACCGACGGCGATAGGCCGGTCAAAGCCCTGGGTACCAACGGCATATTGCAAAAACATTGCCCACAGCCCGCTGCTCTTACCGCATAAATAGGTGATGCGTGTACGCACACGCTCGTCATCACGGGTTTTCTGCGCCACTACCTGCCAGCAATCGACTTGCCCGGCTTGCGCCAGCAAACTATCCTGACTCTGGTTCCAGCCCAGCATGCTGCGCACATCTTCCTGCAAATCGGGTGTCAGGCTTTCTATCTTTTGATAAGCCCTGATCAGCAGATAAATGGCGGCTATTTCACGTGCCAGTTGTTCTTCCCAATCGCTGATGCTGGTTTGAAAAGCCAGCCTGCCTGCGCGTGACAGACGGCCAGCCAACGGTGCCATCTGTGCATCAACCATACGTGCTGCGATGGCATCCCACTGAGCGGTACCGGCATTACGCAAGCTTGAAAAACCTTCCCTGGCGAGATCTTCCAGCCAGGTCTGCAATTCCTGCAAACCACGGGCAACTTTGGCCTCGCGTTTTTCTTCACGCTTTTGCGCCTGCTCTGCCTGCTGTGCAAGTTTTTCAGGCGTCAGGTTTTGCAGCTTTTCTTCTGCTGTTTCCTGTTTCTTCGTGGCGCGGGCTTCGCGGCTTTGCAACCAGTCCAGGTTCCATTGCGGTGCCGCTGTCGCAGCAAATAATTCTGCTTTTCCTGAGTACAGCAAAAACAGGCCCAGCCCATGCTTGCAAGGGAATTTACGGCTGGGGCAACTACATTTGAAAGCAGGCTCACGCAAATCTATCTGGGCGCGATAAGGGGTGGAGCCACTACCCTGGCATTCGCCCCAGACAGCAATGTCGGAATTGCCGAGATTACTCCATTTGGAGGCTGTTGCCAATGCACTGCCAGCTTTTGCTGAACTGGCATCAGGCGCGAGTGCAAGAATTTGATCGGTACTTAAAGTCACTTGTTTGAGCGTAACGTTTTACTGTGTAGATTGCTGTCTTAGTTTCTGACATTCATGATCAGGTCAAAGTGCTTGCAAGGCCCTGACAGGTTCCCGCATCAACAGCACTTTTCTTGGCTCAGCATTTAATCATACTTTTATGACAAGCGGAAAATTTCAGCTTCTTCTTGCCATTTTTTCTTCACAGTAGAACCGCAATGCACGGAAACTTACCCAGCGTCTGCTTCTTCATGATGACAGCAAACACACAACTTGTTGCCATCTGGGTCGCGGAAATAAGCGCCATAGTAATTTGGATGATACTGCGGACGCAAACCCGGTGGTCCTTCGCAAGTGCCGCCATGTGCCAGTGCTGCGTCGTAGGCACGCTGCACCGTTGCACGCGAGGCAGCCAGCAATGCCACCATCTGGCCATTGCCATGCTGTGCGGCTTCGCCGTTATAAGGTTTGCCTATGACAAACAAAGGGCGTGGCTGGTCTGCTGACATCCAGCCTGCCCAGGGCTTGCCTGCATCCTTGAATTTCAAGACCAGGCCCAACTCAGTCATGAGGGGAGAGTAGAACGAAAAAGATTTCTCAAAATCCTGTATACCTGTGAATACATGGGAGATCATGCTACATCCTTTGCGCTTATTGCGTCATTACTGTGTAAAAATCCTGACCGGTATCTGTGCCTGCTCAGCAAGTGTCACGGCATGTAGTGTACCGCGAGCGCAACCAGGTTTGCCATAGTCGGCATGAAAAGCCAGCACCAGGTCTATGCCTGTCGCCAGCATTCTGACATTCAGGCCCTTCCATCCTTCACCAGGAAATGCGCGGTAGTCAGCATTGGTTTTTTTCATCGCTTCGACTGCAAAACCAAATTCCAGTGCAACTGCTTTGGCGTGCGCATCTATGCCAGGCGTATCACCTGTGACGATGATGGTCGCAGGCGGTAGCTGAGCCAGTTCGCGGCGGATAGCGGCCTGGCCTTCCCACTGAGTGGCACCTGTAATCAATACTCTCATACAGCAAAGTCTAGCACGGCTAGCTCAATGATTCTTTTTGGCCAGACCCAGGTAGGTATCGATCACGCGCTGGTCATTTGCCAGTTCTGCGGCATCACCTTCGAGCGCAATCTGCCCGGTTTCCAGCACATAGGCATAGTCGGCCACCTGCAAGGCGGCGCGGGCATTTTGCTCTACCAGTAGAATCGCAACGCCGGTTTGCTTGAGACGCTGGATAATGTGAAAAATCTCCTTGACGATCAGTGGTGCAAGGCCAAGGCTAGGTTCATCGAGCATCAGCAATTGCGGCTTGGCCATGAGCGCACGGCCTACTGCCAGCATCTGGCGTTCACCGCCTGACAATGTCCCTGCTTCTTGTGTGCGTCTTTCTTTGAGGCGCGGGAACAGATCGAAGACGACATCGAGCTGGTCAGCATAATTTTTTTCACCGGCCTGGTAGCGGCGATAGCTGCCCAGCAAAAGATTGTCTTCGACCTTCATGCTGGCGAACAGCTCGCGTTTTTCTGGCACCAGTGACATGCCCTGGGCAACACGATTTTCTATACTGACGCTGGCGAGGTTTTTATCCGATAAAAGTATCTGACCGCGCATGCTGCCACTGGCAGGCAGGGCACCGGCGATGGCATTGAGCATCGTCGATTTTCCCGCACCATTCGGGCCGATGACGGTAACGATTTGCCCGACACCGACACGTATATTGGCAGGTTGCAAAGCCTCTACCTTGCCATAGAATACTTGCAGATCCTTGGTTTGCAATAGGGCCGGTTCAGACAAGGATGTCGTCGCCAGGATGACTGGCGTGGTGTCTGCAGAATTTGTAGTCGTCATCAATCTATCCCACCCAGATAAGCTTCCAGCACAGCCGGATGTTGTTGTACGTCTTGTGGCAAGCCTTCGGCAATCTTGGTGCCGAATTCCATGACCACCAGTTGATCTGTCAGATTCATGACGAAATCCATGTCATGCTCGACCAGCAGGATACTCATACCCTCTGCACGCAGCTTGCGCAAGAGCTCGGCCAGTTCCTGTTTTTCCTTATAACGCAAGCCGGCGGCTGGCTCATCTAGTAGCAGCAAACTAGGATCGCAGCACAGTGCCCTGGCGATTTCCAGTATGCGTTGCTGGCCCAGGGCCAGGCTGCCTGCTTCTTCATTGATCAGATGTGCCAAACCTACCCTTTCCAACTGCCTTTTTGCCTCTGCCAACAGTGAATTTTCTACCTTGCCGTCACGGCGCAAGATGCTGGCAATGACTTCCATGACATCACCACCCTTGGCACGCAAATGCGCACCTATCGCGACGTTTTCGAGTACTGTCATGCTGGCCAGCAAACGCACATGCTGGAAACTGCGGCCTATGCCCAGCTTGACGATTTCACGCGAAGGCAGGTTGGCGATGTCCTGCAATTTGCCATCACGGTAAAAACGCACGGCACCACTGGTCAAGGGCAAGACGCCGGTGACCAGGTTGAACATCGTTGATTTGCCTGCACCATTCGGGCCTATCAGGCCAACGATCTGCCCGGCGCTGACAGTGAACTGCATGTCATTCACGGCAACCAGGCCGCCAAATTGCTTGCGCGCCTTGTCGATTTCGAGGATGACGGTATCGACTGGCGGTTTGGCACGTACTGGCAATATTGCAGCATCTGCAGCGACCTGTATGCCCTTATCTTCTGGCAGCCATTTGGCAAACAGGCGCTTGCTCCAGCTGGCTAAATAAGGCCAGACACCATCACGTGCGCGTTGCAGCAACAAGACCAGCAAGACACCGAACACGATGACTTCAAAATTTCCATTTGCCCCCAGCAATGCAGGCAAGATGCTTTGCAGTTTGTCTTTCAGCAGCGTCAGCAGGGCTGAGCCCAACAAGGCTCCCCAGACATGACCAGCACCACCCACCACGGCCATGAACAGGTATTCAATACCGGCATTCAAGCCAAATGGCGTGGGATTGACGGCGCGTTGCAAGTGCGCATACAACCAGCCGGAAACACTGGCCAGCATGGCAGCGATGACGAAGATGATGACTTTCATGCGTGCAGTATTGACACCCATGGCTTCTGCCATGACGCCACCACCTTTTAGTGCGCGTATGGCACGGCCAGGACGTGATTGCAGCAGATTTTGTACCGCAACTATCGCCAGCAACAATATCACCCAGATCAGGCCAAACATGCTGCGTCCTGTATCGAGTTTAAGTCCCACGATTTCTATGGGAGGTATGCCATTCAGGCCATCATATTTGCCGAGGAATTCGAGGTTACCAAACAGGAAGAATAGCGACAGCCCCCAGGCGATAGTCCCCAGTGGCAGATAGTGGCCGGACAGGCGCATGGTAATCAGGCCTATCGCCAGTGCTGCCACCATGGTCAGCACCAGGCCAGCCAGCAAACCCAGCCACGGCGAATAACCCAGGGCCGTGCTCAGATAGGCCGTGGAGTAAGCACCGAGGCCAACAAAAGCTGCCTGGCCAAAAGAGGTCATGCCGCCTACCCCTGTCAGCAAGACCAGGCCCAGCGCGACGATCGCATACAGGCCTATGTAGTTGGCCAGAGTGATCCAGAATTCAGGTACCGGCACCAGGGGGAACAGCAAGACCAGCG
It encodes the following:
- a CDS encoding DUF5691 domain-containing protein, which translates into the protein MTSMLTASIKKSLLLGTSRAGAQAQNDLPAALQDSVFADATKQADMPESDLWERIAALDLWTRAGAQTLAITSRATAIAADEKLQPCPQQAETKLSLLLQGTYPELRFEWLSLARQYGCHLPYKFLPAMLELGRTQPVFRPYVAAVMGERGKWLARQNPAWNWQADTELVEDELWETGTVEQRLEVLRLSRSKDPELGLTMLQEVWSTEPPEHRIRLIQCLKENLSVADQEFLERALDDKRKEVRTTAQTLLLSLPDSLLELRMRARLDTLLSIRPDITGDTELVVCLPLERDKAMQRDGVGSTTYHGTGEKAGWLLDMLAAVSPLYWSEKWQLSPVQLFALAAKTDYQQVLLTGWATALQTLSARPGMQDNTSPQFEGWCLEFSRLSMHTDSKHRAILSPFVHKILANVQSGFVYEFFMELLAPAQASSNFSVWTILELFQQVAAQKRRLPAALSIAIVAHVRNKLNELTAEFWSLKQVLNTLALVIDPAQLHDYERDWPRADPHWDKWQTTIDDFLALLRFRSEMMHTFLEQQ
- a CDS encoding SLOG family protein is translated as MRVLITGATQWEGQAAIRRELAQLPPATIIVTGDTPGIDAHAKAVALEFGFAVEAMKKTNADYRAFPGEGWKGLNVRMLATGIDLVLAFHADYGKPGCARGTLHAVTLAEQAQIPVRIFTQ
- a CDS encoding ABC transporter ATP-binding protein gives rise to the protein MTTTNSADTTPVILATTSLSEPALLQTKDLQVFYGKVEALQPANIRVGVGQIVTVIGPNGAGKSTMLNAIAGALPASGSMRGQILLSDKNLASVSIENRVAQGMSLVPEKRELFASMKVEDNLLLGSYRRYQAGEKNYADQLDVVFDLFPRLKERRTQEAGTLSGGERQMLAVGRALMAKPQLLMLDEPSLGLAPLIVKEIFHIIQRLKQTGVAILLVEQNARAALQVADYAYVLETGQIALEGDAAELANDQRVIDTYLGLAKKNH
- a CDS encoding SWIM zinc finger family protein encodes the protein MTLSTDQILALAPDASSAKAGSALATASKWSNLGNSDIAVWGECQGSGSTPYRAQIDLREPAFKCSCPSRKFPCKHGLGLFLLYSGKAELFAATAAPQWNLDWLQSREARATKKQETAEEKLQNLTPEKLAQQAEQAQKREEKREAKVARGLQELQTWLEDLAREGFSSLRNAGTAQWDAIAARMVDAQMAPLAGRLSRAGRLAFQTSISDWEEQLAREIAAIYLLIRAYQKIESLTPDLQEDVRSMLGWNQSQDSLLAQAGQVDCWQVVAQKTRDDERVRTRITYLCGKSSGLWAMFLQYAVGTQGFDRPIAVGSEFEGELVFYPGAAPLRALIKDQRNVSVIKEYQFPATQFDAGMQSYARAIAANPFIERLPLSLSGLRLQLDGERGLAILPDQQALHLPENFAYGWQLQAVSGGQPMTLVGEWDGYCFTPLSVQTDRQFLSLESDCLL
- a CDS encoding VOC family protein; translation: MISHVFTGIQDFEKSFSFYSPLMTELGLVLKFKDAGKPWAGWMSADQPRPLFVIGKPYNGEAAQHGNGQMVALLAASRATVQRAYDAALAHGGTCEGPPGLRPQYHPNYYGAYFRDPDGNKLCVCCHHEEADAG
- a CDS encoding AAA family ATPase, with the translated sequence MSTNDSILRQHAEEQYANELEALAAVDTRQRPPRWKLSPWAVATYLLGGTLDNGVVISPKYIGNARVIEIAVATLATDRALLLLGVPGTAKSWVAEHLSAAISGDSTLIVQGTAGTSEETVRYGWNYAHLLSKGPSLDAVVPSPIMRAMRDGKIGRVEELTRIPTEVQDSLITILSEKSLPISELNEEVQAQKGFNIIATANDRDRGVNELSSALKRRFNTVVLPLPRTADEEVNIVATRVASLGRALELPGEIPALEEIRRVVTIFRELRDGVTADGKTKLKNSSGSLSAAEAISVIANGMSLAAHFGDGTLRGADIAASMVGAIVKDPVQDKIVMLEYLETVVKEREGWKDLYRACRDVMH